A stretch of the Rosa rugosa chromosome 5, drRosRugo1.1, whole genome shotgun sequence genome encodes the following:
- the LOC133708492 gene encoding phospholipid-transporting ATPase 3: MSGWNRSSRSRLGGRSNPPLERTTTTTTVRLGRVQPQAPSNRTIYCNDREANLPVKFVGNSIATTKYNFLTFLPKGLFEQFRRVANLYFLGISILSTTPISPVNPVTNVVPLSFVLFLSLVKEAWEDWKRFQNDMTINNNSVDVLQDQRWETIPWKRLQVGDIVRIKQNAFFPADLLFLATTNADGVCYIETANLDGETNLKIRKALEKTWDYLTPEKASEFKGELQCEQPNNSLYTFTGNLIIDKQTLPLSPNHLLLRGCSLRNTEYIVGAVVFTGHETKVMMNSMNVPSKRSTLERKLDKLIIGLFITLFCMCLIGAICSGVFINYKYYYLGLRGSKGENISYSSFNPDNRFLVIILNMFTLITLYSTIIPISLYISIEMIKFIQSTQYINNDLRMYHMESNTPALARTSNLNEELGQVEYIFSDKTGTLTRNLMEFFKCSIGGEVYGTGVTEIERGIAQRSGIKLNEEYKSDTVHDKGFNFDDAKLMRGAWRNEPNPDICKEFFRCLAICHTVLPEGDESPEKITYQAASPDESALVIAAKNFGFFFYRRSPTTICVRESHVEKVGDVQDVSYEILNVLEFNSTRKRQSVVCRYPDGRLVLYCKGADNVIYERLADGQDDLKKVSRKHLELFGSSGLRTLCLAYRDLSPDVYESWNEKFIQAKSSLRDREKKLDEVAELIEIDLILIGCTAIEDKLQEGVPACIETLARAGIKIWMLTGDKMETAINIGYACNLINNEMKQFIISSETDVIREAENRGDQVEIARVIKDEVKKDLKRCLEEAQHYLRTVSGPKLALVIDGKCLMYALEPTLRVMLLNLSLNCHSVVCCRVSPLQKAQVTSMVRKGARKITLSIGDGANDVSMIQAAHVGVGISGQEGMQAVMASDFAIAQFRFLTDLLLVHGRWSYIRLCKVITYFFYKNLTFTLTQFWFTFYTGYSGQRFYDDWYQSLYNVIFTALPVVIVGLFDKDVSAALSKKYPELYREGIRNVFFRWRVVATWAFFSVYQSLIFFYVVTSSAVRSVDSSGKMFGHMDVSTMAFTCVVVTVNLRLLMTCNSITRWHYISVGGSILAWFIFIFIYCFADHRKSVYYVIFVLMSTFYFYMTLLLVPILALFGDFVYQVLQRWFFPYDYQIIQELHRDEPEGRRREDLLEIGNNLTPAEARSYAVAQLPREISKHTGFAFDSPGYESFFAKQAGVYAPQKAWDVARRASMRRTAKKK, translated from the exons ATGAGCGGATGGAATCGGTCGTCGAGATCGAGGCTCGGAGGTCGCAGTAACCCGCCGCTCGAGCGAAccacgacgacgacgacggtgCGGCTCGGACGAGTCCAGCCGCAAGCGCCGAGTAACCGCACCATTTACTGCAATGATCGCGAGGCTAATCTTCCCGTCAAATTTGTG GGGAATTCTATAGCAACTACAAAGTACAACTTCTTAACTTTTTTGCCGAAAGGACTCTTTGAACAG TTCAGACGGGTAGCTAACCTTTACTTCCTTGGAATCTCAATTTTATCAACAACACCAATCAG TCCCGTGAATCCAGTAACCAACGTGGTACCGCTGAGTTTTgtgctttttctttctcttgtaAAGGAAGCATGGGAGGATTGG AAGCGTTTCCAGAATGATATGACAATAAATAATAATTCAGTGGATGTCTTGCAAGATCAGAGGTGGGAAACTATTCCTTGGAAAAGGTTACAAGTTGGAGATATCGTCAGG ATTAAGCAAAACGCATTCTTCCCTGCGGATCTTCTTTTTCTTGCAACTACAAACGCAGATGGTGTCTGCTACATTGAG ACTGCAAATTTGGATGGGGAAACTAATTTAAAAATCAGAAAAGCACTGGAAAAGACATGGGATTACTTGACTCCTGAGAAAGCATCTGAATTTAAAG GAGAACTGCAGTGTGAACAACCAAACAATTCATTGTACACTTTCACCGGCAATCTCATTATTGACAAGCAGACACTACCTCTCTCTCCTAACCATCTTCTTCTCCGT GGATGCAGCCTAAGGAACACGGAATACATAGTTGGGGCTGTTGTATTTACCGGTCATGAAACCAAG GTTATGATGAATAGCATGAATGTTCCTTCTAAAAGAAGTACATTAGAGAGGAAACTTGACAAACTTATCATTGGGCTTTTTATTACTCTCTTTTGTATGTGTCTGATTGGAGCCATATGCAG TGGTGTATTTATCAACTACAAGTACTACTACTTAGGTCTGCGGGGATCAAAGGGAGAGAACATATCGTACAGCTCATTTAACCCTGATAATCGTTTTCTG GTCATCATTCTGAATATGTTTACCTTGATTACTCTATACTCAACAATCATCCCTATTTCTCTTTACATTTCCATTGAG ATGATCAAATTTATTCAGTCCACCCAATATATCAACAATGACTTGCGTATGTACCACATGGAAAGCAACACCCCTGCATTGGCTAGGACTTCGAATTTGAATGAGGAACTTGGACAG GTGGAATACATCTTTTCTGATAAAACTGGAACTTTAACAAGAAACTTGATGGAGTTCTTCAAGTGTTCAATTGGAGGAGAGGTCTATGGAACTGGTGTCACTGAAATAGAAAGGGGAATAGCACAAAGAAGTGGTATAAAGCTTAatgag GAGTACAAGTCTGACACAGTGCATGACAAGGGATTTAACTTCGACGATGCCAAGCTCATGCGGGGAGCTTGGAGGAATGAACCTAATCCAGATATCTGTAAG GAATTTTTCAGATGCCTTGCTATTTGCCATACTGTACTTCCAGAGGGTGATGAGTCCCCTGAGAAGATCACATATCAAGCTGCATCCCCTGATGAGTCTGCTTTGGTCATTGCTGCGAAGAATTTTGGTTTCTTCTTTTACAG GCGTTCACCGACTACTATATGTGTTAGAGAATCTCATGTTGAGAAAGTTGGTGATGTCCAAGATGTGTCTTACGAGATTCTAAATGTCCTCGAGTTTAACAG TACAAGGAAGCGTCAGTCTGTTGTATGCCGTTATCCAGATGGCAGGCTTGTCTTGTACTGCAAG GGTGCTGATAATGTAATCTATGAGAGACTGGCTGATGGCCAAGATGATCTGAAGAAAGTATCAAGGAAACACTTGGAACTATTTGGGTCTTCTGGATTACGTACTCTTTGCCTGGCCTATAGAGATTTAAGTCCTGATGTGTATGAAAGCTGGAATGAGAAATTTATTCAGGCTAAATCCTCTCTACGGGATCGTGAAAAGAAGCTGGATGAG GTGGCAGAACTCATTGAGATTGATCTCATATTGATTGGATGCACTGCTATTGAAGACAAGCTTCAGGAAGGAGTTCCAGCTTGTATAGAGACTCTTGCTAGAGCTGGTATCAAGATTTGGATGCTAACAGGAGACAAGATGGAAACAGCTATAAATATAGGTTATG CATGCAATTTGATCAATAATGAAATGAAACAGTTCATTATCAGCTCAGAAACTGATGTTATTCGGGAAGCTGAGAACAGG GGTGACCAAGTGGAAATTGCTCGTGTCATTAAAGATGAAGTGAAGAAAGATCTGAAGAGGTGCCTCGAGGAAGCACAGCACTATCTTCGCACTGTGTCTGGGCCAAAATTAGCACTTGTAATAGATGGCAAGTGTTTGATGTATGCCTTGGAACCAACTTTACGAGTGATGCTACTGAACTTGAGCTTGAACTGTCATTCAGTTGTGTGCTGTCGAGTTTCTCCTTTACAGAAAGCACAG GTGACAAGTATGGTAAGAAAAGGTGCCCGGAAAATAACACTTAGCATTGGTGATGGTGCCAATGATGTGAGCATGATCCAAGCTGCTCATGTTGGCGTTGGAATAAGTGGGCAAGAGGGGATGCAGGCAGTGATGGCTAGTGATTTCGCTATTGCCCAGTTCCGCTTTCTTACTGATTTACTTCTTGTCCATGGACGATGGTCGTATATCAGATTATGCAAG GTCATCACATACTTCTTTTACAAGAATCTTACATTCACTTTGACACAATTTTGGTTCACCTTTTATACTGGATATTCTGGTCAAAGGTTCTATGATGATTGGTATCAATCACTATATAATGTCATATTCACAGCCTTGCCCGTAGTCATTGTCGGGCTTTTTGACAAG GATGTCAGTGCAGCCCTTTCCAAAAAGTACCCTGAACTATACAGGGAGGGAATAAGAAATGTGTTCTTCAGATGGAGGGTTGTGGCAACGTGGGCCTTCTTTTCTGTTTACCAATCTTTAATATTCTTCTATGTTGTGACTAGCTCTGCTGTTAGAAGTGTGGATTCATCTGGCAAGATGTTTGGCCATATGGATGTCAGCACAATGGCTTTCACTTGTGTTGTAGTAACTGTCAACTTGCGTCTGCTTATGACCTGTAATTCAATCACAAGGTGGCATTATATTAGTGTTGGAGGAAGCATTTTAGCGTGGTTTATATTCATTTTCATATACTGTTTTGCAGACCATAGG AAAAGTGTTTATTATGTCATATTTGTTTTGATGAGTACATTCTACTTCTACATGACACTTCTTCTTGTGCCCATTCTTGCGCTCTTTGGCGACTTTGTTTACCAAGT GTTGCAAAGATGGTTCTTCCCATATGATTATCAGATAATTCAGGAACTTCACAGGGATGAGCCAGAAGGTAGGCGCAGGGAAGATTTGCTGGAAATTGGAAACAACCTCACCCCTGCCGAGGCGAGGAGCTATGCTGTAGCTCAACTCCCACGGGAGATTTCAAAACACACTGGCTTTGCTTTTGACTCACCTGGATATGAATCATTCTTCGCTAAACAGGCAGGTGTATATGCCCCTCAAAAAGCATGGGATGTTGCTCGGAGAGCCAGCATGAGAAGGACAGCGAAAAAGAAAtaa